One genomic segment of Gottschalkia acidurici 9a includes these proteins:
- a CDS encoding recombinase family protein, whose amino-acid sequence MKAVIYSRKSKFTGKGESIENQVQMCKEYAYNHFNISNDDITVYEDEGFSGGTTDRPQFQLMLKDAKQKKFDVLICYRLDRISRNIADFAVLIEELQNYNVSFVSIREQFDTSTPMGRAMMYIASVFAQLERETIAERIRDNLQQLAKTGRWLGGITPTGFISKEIIMLDQNGKQRKAYKLSTVQEEVELVKLLYNKYIEIKSLTGLETYCLRNNIKSKNGANFYVHTLKIILENPVYATADKKLYNYLIGNGHAIFADETDFDGEHGVMAYNKTTQVKGTTDRNRDQSDWIISVGDHEGIISSDMWIKANEIMEMNRDKGLRKRYINTNALLSGILICENCGSFMRKGATRVNKDKSIAYYYLCELKEKSRGQNCNIKNIRGDKLDKLVIEELKRLSSQESRLHSKIKDDKVAVETSQSNIESEIDILKKNIESNNKSIANLINALAQGEGSLAAKHILDQINKLESENANLKEKLLDLRESIDDKHSLEENFEIMNRMINIFKNTIDDAEDDEKRSLIRNLVDRITWDGENIDIVMFGAKYEKR is encoded by the coding sequence ATGAAAGCTGTAATCTATTCACGTAAATCAAAATTTACCGGTAAAGGTGAATCTATTGAGAATCAGGTACAAATGTGTAAAGAGTACGCATATAATCATTTTAATATTTCAAATGACGATATAACAGTATATGAAGATGAAGGTTTTTCTGGTGGGACTACTGATAGACCTCAATTTCAACTTATGTTAAAGGATGCTAAGCAAAAGAAATTTGACGTACTTATATGCTATAGGTTAGATAGAATAAGCAGAAATATAGCAGACTTTGCCGTACTTATAGAAGAGCTACAAAACTATAATGTTTCTTTTGTGTCTATAAGAGAGCAGTTTGACACCTCTACCCCTATGGGTAGAGCTATGATGTACATTGCTAGTGTATTTGCTCAACTAGAGAGAGAAACTATAGCGGAAAGAATAAGAGATAACTTGCAACAATTAGCTAAGACTGGGCGCTGGCTAGGAGGTATTACTCCTACCGGATTTATCTCTAAGGAAATTATAATGTTGGATCAAAATGGAAAACAAAGAAAAGCATACAAATTATCAACTGTACAAGAAGAAGTTGAGTTAGTGAAATTGTTATATAATAAGTATATTGAGATCAAATCTCTTACTGGATTAGAAACTTATTGTCTACGAAATAATATAAAATCAAAAAATGGTGCTAACTTCTATGTACATACTTTAAAAATAATCTTAGAGAATCCAGTATATGCTACAGCAGATAAAAAGCTTTACAATTATCTTATAGGCAATGGCCATGCAATATTTGCCGATGAAACTGATTTTGATGGAGAGCATGGAGTCATGGCTTACAATAAGACTACACAAGTAAAAGGTACTACTGATAGAAATAGAGACCAATCAGACTGGATAATATCTGTTGGGGATCACGAAGGTATTATCTCAAGTGATATGTGGATTAAAGCTAATGAAATAATGGAAATGAATAGAGACAAAGGATTAAGAAAGAGATACATAAATACAAATGCTTTATTAAGTGGAATACTGATTTGTGAAAACTGTGGCAGTTTCATGAGAAAAGGTGCTACTAGAGTTAACAAAGATAAATCTATAGCATACTATTATCTATGTGAGTTAAAAGAAAAGAGTCGTGGGCAGAACTGTAACATCAAGAATATTCGAGGTGATAAATTAGATAAATTAGTTATAGAAGAACTTAAAAGATTATCCTCTCAAGAATCAAGACTTCATAGTAAAATTAAAGATGATAAAGTAGCTGTAGAAACATCTCAAAGTAATATAGAGTCTGAAATTGATATACTTAAAAAAAACATTGAATCTAACAACAAGTCTATAGCTAACTTAATCAATGCTCTAGCACAAGGAGAAGGAAGTCTTGCAGCTAAGCACATATTAGATCAAATTAATAAACTCGAAAGTGAAAATGCTAATCTTAAAGAAAAGTTATTAGATTTAAGGGAAAGCATTGATGACAAGCACTCTCTAGAAGAAAATTTTGAAATAATGAACCGTATGATAAATATTTTTAAGAATACGATTGATGATGCCGAAGATGATGAAAAGAGAAGTCTAATTAGAAATTTAGTAGACAGAATTACATGGGATGGAGAAAATATAGATATAGTTATGTTTGGTGCTAAATATGAAAAAAGGTAA
- a CDS encoding spore coat protein has product MASFLTNKVKDTTNISDEVIANSMISSASAGATAYLTSSMAATTPELRAMYLASLNQVLGGHTAVTELSVQKGWEKPYNTPTQQLLDAYSESQDTIK; this is encoded by the coding sequence ATGGCTTCTTTTCTTACTAATAAAGTAAAAGATACTACAAATATAAGTGATGAAGTTATAGCTAACAGCATGATTTCTAGTGCTTCTGCTGGTGCAACAGCATATCTTACTTCTAGTATGGCTGCCACTACTCCAGAATTAAGAGCAATGTATTTAGCAAGCTTAAACCAAGTATTAGGCGGACATACTGCAGTAACAGAACTATCTGTTCAAAAAGGATGGGAAAAACCTTATAATACGCCTACTCAACAATTACTAGATGCTTATAGTGAATCTCAAGATACAATAAAATAG
- a CDS encoding KTSC domain-containing protein, producing MIPVSSSNLKTISYDPSSKNLLIEFHSGTYAYSEIPQHIYEGLLTASSKGKYHRDNIKGSYPCIKMS from the coding sequence ATGATACCTGTATCTTCAAGTAACTTGAAAACTATTAGTTATGATCCTTCATCTAAAAACTTATTAATTGAATTTCATAGCGGCACATATGCTTATAGTGAAATTCCGCAACATATATACGAAGGGTTACTAACTGCCTCTTCTAAAGGTAAGTATCATCGTGATAATATAAAAGGCTCTTATCCTTGTATAAAAATGAGTTAG